The DNA window agatttttctataacaatgttacaattaaaatatttactaaacaaCAGAGACTTCTCGATTTTTGTTAATACAGATCGCCAGTCAAacgttttatcaataaaacgTTAGCAGAATGCGTGCTCAGATAAGTTCAGTTTGCTACATTTTCCGATCAAATCTGTTACCAATCTATTAACATtctgttataatttaaatattttctaactgACTTACTGGATTGTCTTTCAATAGATACTgattttgagaaaatatagAGAGATTacgtaaatgtaaaaatcctacaactttaagcaaaaaaagcaCAATGTATATCTATTTACCTTAAAAGAACTTTGTGCATTTCTGCATTCTGAATGTTCCGGGGGCTCTTTTCCGAGTTCAGGTATTCCCATCACACACTTTCGTATAACAGACAATGTATTATTCCAACCGCCTATAAGAATCCAATAGCAAGAATCTTTGTTATAATCCTCACCGTTGCAAATCAACATGTGCATACTGTGGGATGTACGAACTGAAAAAGCAAGCTTTATCTCCCTTTTAATAAGttcatctttaaaataataatcagtattttgaagattttcgtattgtttaaattctgaaatgtatatttaaatgtatattacttaaagttacacaaatatataatttgtgtagaatatcgtaataaattttatatactgcacaattttttattaaattgtaaactCTTACCTTCCCAACGTTGATCAAATACCGGACCCATAGGTGTTTTGATAGAATTTGTAATGTTCCATTCATGTTTAATCCATGATTCCAAACAGTCTTCATTTGCAttcattttgcaatttatttcactattgttgaatttatttaaatcgtgAAATTCTGGAATAATGTATCTGACTATGATGagtaagttataatattaagttataatattaaatgaataagtttatttataaatctattgcACAAATAAGTTTAGTTGTTAactaaattttgataaaggtttttaatatgtatatgtatatatttatatatataaaaaaaaatatcttgcaagaaagagaaagaaagagagagagagagagagagagagagagagaagaagagagagaggaaaataCAAAGATAATCatttcagtttttatatttaattcaccATAATTGTTTCCATGTacggaataatatttatatttccaaaTTAAATTGTAGTTCCACACAAGAGCGCTGCCATCGTCCTTTGAGAGACATATCAATTTTACTTTCTTGGAACCGTACGTATTAGATATCAATCCGCGCAATACGATTActtttccaaaaatatataatatttgattcgCAAAAATAAAGATCATTAACATATCCATtgtcacttttttttgttaacaaaaaCGTGCCGTTTGTAAGACTAATGATTACTCTAATCGGAATGTATAAAACAtcataatagaataaaatgataaaataacaaaaaaattaaatttttattgaaatgtttttcACTATGTCTGTTTTAGACTGCACAATGGACAATAACTAACATAAAGGAACTGGACTTCCTTTTAGTTAATTTATGAGACTAGATTCCATATCTATTAAACACGCTCGACGCAGGAAATGATAACTTTACAGGAtgtttagatataatttttttatattagaaaaacttgaatgatgtttgatacaaatatattttatattcgaaTGATTTCATTCCCAATAAATCacgtaagttaatttttttcccaaaatcacaataaatatttgtatattatttttcaaagataaattaattgtcattttttgaacatttttatcagtataataaaaatttattatttataaaatatttacatgtgtaaatataactttattttgataataaaattatattacacaatggctacacagaaaaaaatggtcCAAAGTCAATAAAGAAGTGACTTGTTTCAATTAAACGGTGTAGTTACAAGCTGCTAACCACATAAATAATACATGCAAttcatttgttatttattaaaatttatattatgcataaacgaattatgtatataattaaatcaatcacatataatattgtaataaatacatatcaaATTGTAACAAGTCCGTTAGGATTGATTTTACATGATCATGAGTAACCaaagcaaataaataattttaattaataaaagaattatgcttaaatttaaaaaaagttaaagcaAAAGATAACAAAAAGTTGCATTACCTTCGATACCAATAAAAAACTACTtctaatacaataaataataatataatgggCACCAGCCACACTTCACAATACATTGATAAAACTGAAACATCACCAACATGGATCAATTTTGTaagtataataagtttaaattttgaatgaaTGATTGAACTCTGTTGGATTACAATAActacaattttgtataatcctttagattttaattaacaattagttGCATTGTCATAAATTCTATTATCGCCGATTTTGTTTACCAGTTAGCTCACTAGTCTGTcacaataaaaagtaaaaagttaaattctaCAGATATACGTAAATGCTATCTTGCTATTATTTTGCTActacacataaaatttgtccatttattttgtatacttaCTAAAACTTCAGCAGTTCGCCAAGCATTGTCATACATTTTTACGCCTGCTCGTTCTCGTAAATCCTCTAACACTTTTGAATATTGTTCACAAAGATTAGGACCTTTTACAATAATGTGCATTATATTGTCTTGAGTTTTAAACAGAAggtatgtttaataatatcgtaaaatttcaGTTGTCTATCATAACATCAAGAACGCCGTCAAAAACTGTGGTTGAAAGCGTATAAATGTTTACGAACTTTGTATTGCTAGACTCATTCGCAACTGTTACAGCTTGAAAATAGATGATGTATTGTGTTAATGTCAACAAATATAATCGCTGACTGTAGTTACGCATATATTGTGTCACTGGAAATTTGAGTACTTTGTTTCTGACCAAAAAagactttttcaaatttgggAAGATTTCTTGTATTTGAATGCGAAAAGATCCAAGATGACCATCTGTCTTCCAAGGATGAAgccaatttaaattaattatgcgGTCATTATTCATCGTAAAAGTGTAATTGTCAAGTGCATCTAGCGCTAAACAATGTCAAtctgaatataatatttattacaacgattcaataataaaacaaatttgcaatattttgagGAAATCTAAAAGGccactaaataattatttattgcacacaaattaaatatttataaattaattttttatatattataaattaaacatttataatacataaaaaaataggaaaacattttcttgacgttttatgaaaattaatgtatgtacaatattagtgtgtgattataattaattttgtgaattctaaaaaatttatagtatatatatatatatatatatatatatatatatatattacaaaggaaaaacaatgtcaaatcaataatatcaatgttgttaaaatttattttattaactttaatatattattaattaaattagtacGTCATGCTTTCGAACAAGTACAAAACGATTTTCGAAAGAATTGTACGGCAAATTGGATCATCGAGGtgtttaaaatcattaaactGCAGCATATCAATCTCGTAACTTATCTACTCGAAAATAATCGCGGAACTTATCCGGACGTCATCTCGTGGTAGAAATGCGCGGGAAGGCTGACAAGGTTTTCGTAAAGTGGCTGGAAATGCTAGAATTTGATGGATCGCACAATTCATAAATACACAAaggcaatattattttattcatctcaaattatatttaatacatatataataatatgtgaaatatatgtgtataatacatgtacaaatgtatgcaatatatgaaatacatacataaaatatataaaatttttattaatacattaagtaattttttaaatttctttcaatagcataatacgttaaataaatctcaattaatcaaatattaaaaatcttaatcgcataatgcataaaatataaaacggataatataaaaaactctttattaataattatatggaaAAGAGGGGTAAGCTAAAGAATcgctaatttttctaaattaataacagattTTGATCTGGTGTTGAACTCATTGAAGAATTTagataatagataatagataatagaTTATCTGTCGTTTAGTTTCAATTAATCCATAAAAGTGAgtataataagaaatgtgtTTTAGGTATACACATGCGTAACTCCTCGGCACTTATTCATAGGGAATAACGTAATTAtagatacttttataattataaatacttttggtttttaaataaaatcatgatATAGTATAGTTAAAAACGCACATActaatgcatttatatttttttcccacaatgcaacatttttattaaaccagACACCATAGACgtgcgcttcgcgcgcgctatttgactttttattttttacttcttaataataaactacaacaataattgtataaataaccATCTATACAAATGGGATCGCTGTTAAAATACTATCGCAATTACGGTTACTTTCGCAACACAAAGTAAACGCAGCTAGAaaaccaatcggcatcgcggaaaatcGGCAAGAATACAATGGCAACAtctcttttttacaaaaaaaatggagTGAATAAATAAGTGAATATTATGATTGCGGGTAAGATGACGGATAAAACCAGATGACGCATTTGTACTTGCAGATTACGTTTTGCAACGAACGTAATGTTGGGTTAATActatgcaaattaaatttgtgataCGGATTATATTAGTAATCTGTACGTAAATCTCATTATATGCAATTTCTTGATttcgttattcttaaaaaataaagtagttGTACTGTTCATATAATatgttgttaaataaataagaaaattgatgTTTATACAGATAAACAATAGGTGTTCATACAGATAAACAATAAAGTCAAATTAAGTGACAACGTCACTTAATTTGACACTTTTGGTTATTGAAAGTCTTACTcacataaagaaataaaatgacgAAATTGGAGACACGTTCttagaaaatcaaaatttcttaaaattatattttatttaacagcttttaatttttatgatagatACAAAAGGCTTTAGTCAATCtaagaaaagtaaattattatttttataccatcacagaaattaagaaaaatcggCAAACTTTAAGATCGTCATCTTACACCTcttttctgtatataaaatcttaatcaTACGatgtataagatataaaattataaaaacattctcaattacatatatgtaataggGTAAACTTGAGTAGGATGgccattgtttttaaaaatgcaaagagACGTacgtacttttatttttattattttttaataataaaatttggtatATTACTTTGCTGAAGCTTAAACTATGTAAAACTAtcaacattaaaaagaaaatacttaataaaaattttttattatcaaaatattaaaacatgaaCATTGGCCacctttcataatttttaggGAAAAGATGGTCATAGTATTACAAAACAGTTgactatacatattttatgtacttaaaatttataaaataataaaaaaacgaataattttacatattcaattttattgtcacatattatcacatatttaattttatttttaaacatttttaatattaaatgtttatataaatttaggatcaatttaactcattgttactactaaaaaaatatatatatgaaatatcaaatttaaaatattaggtgcaCAACTCaattcttatctttttttataaaatatatacataaatatttacccCGAAAAGTCATGGGCCATCTTGCCCAAATTGCGAGAAAAAGATAatcatagtatttatttaaaaaatagaaaagaaaataaaaaatataattacacattacaatttacatacttttattaGGTGTGTAACGTTTATTGCAACAGCACAACTCtaatttattcgacattgtgacaatttctaataaatacacataaaaaactttgcaggcaatcaaatttaaaaacgtgATATGACATTCAGAATATCGTTTTGAATAGTATACGCACATAAACTACAGTAAATAtcgattatctttgaaaataattaggagaacacattatttagtaactattaaaaaaattatagccaTTGACCATCATACCCTAACTTACACTATATTACAATGGTATCTGGTAATGTCCCCACGGCAATGTGTCTGTGGAATTGGGCACGATATATCGCTTGTCGTCGTACGGACTTAGAGCAATTTTTGTTTCCGATATTGTATACACCTCGTGCAGCTTGGACCGTACACAAGTCTGCTGTCGCGTCATCTCGATTTCGTCTCGCAAACACCGTGTGTAATCGTCGAATGTAATAGTACGCGCTACGACGTTACTCTTTACACCTTTAATCTTTTTGGTGTCTTCTTTACCGTCGACGCGCAAGGCGTACATCTTTGCTCTAAGCCCTACGAACTCGGTCATGATAGCGCCGTTGTTTTCGTCCTTCATCAAACCTggtacttttttattctccAGGGGCATATTATATGCATTGTTCACACCGTAATCGCTCGTATCAAATCTATGAATGTCACGCTTCATGTTTTGGTACACATCTTCACACTCGATATGGTAAATTAGGCTGTCGGTGTCAGTATACATAACTCTACATTTATCTCGATAAAAAGGCAGCATATACTCGTGATGAAATTCATATAGACATGTTTTAGAAATATCGAGTATACACATGCCTACGTATATCGGCTTATAGAATTTTACCTcgagtttttttaattcgatagcgatcaaattttttgcaaaaatacttCGACTATGAAAATTCGGTTTCGCGATCATGGCCTCTGCCCCGTATCTACCTTCCCACTTTGTCACCAATTTCACATCGACGTGATTGCGCACGTTTTCTATAGTTTTGCCAAATATGGCGTTATTcattagtttatataaatttttttcaaaatcattttctGCATTAGTTCGAAATTGTGtgtttaattcaatatatttacaGAGCCATGGGGATTGCGCGAATTTTAACACGCGATGTATCTTCGCGATACGAAGACCGTGACGCATGCACTGCTGCAGGTTGCGGTAATGTATGACGTATCGCTTCTTATCGTAAACAGTTGCAAGCAGTTTCTCCTGACGCTTGCCGGGTGGCTTATCGCGCGTCGGGCAGAAGGGTAAATCGGCGTGCGCGTCGTGAAGGTGTTGCGGATACTCGAGGTCGACTTCGAGGATATAGCCTATTGGTGAATCGAGCGCGATTGATGATACGTCAAAATTCGATATGTCGTTGACCCACTGAAAATCGCCGTAGGGTAGCGGTTGACACATTGCCCATCCGTACAAATTATTCACATCAAAGTACATCAGGTACGACGATGGTTTTGTTGGGTCATACGACTGCATGTATTTGTTATTAGCCTTTGAATATCTACCGGAACATTGACTAAGGCCACCGCGTATACCGCGTTCGATAAACATGACCATGTCAATGTCCGTAAGCAgttcaaaagtaattttggTATACTTTAACATAGCGTCCCACGTGTATCCGGGGAGAGTGTAATAATGCGCGGGATCGAGTCCGTAACTTTCGATACATTTACcgcggaaattttcaaaaatgtcggCTAACAACAAGACATCGGTTTTCAGATACATGTCGCTATATTCACCTAGCGTTCGAACGGAGAACCGTTGCCATACGTTAACGGCGTGGGCGTAATCGTTCTCAGATACCGTGTCACCGGTCATAGAGCTGTAAAACGCTTCGCGCGGCGGTAGACACGTTTCCTCCAACTTTTCGACGCAATCAACATATTCGTATGGGAATACCCCCTTCCGtgttaataaatctaaattttcacTCGATACGTCTTTAAATTCAGATTGTAAAATTTGGAGTCTGtccttatttaaaaacaatgccAGTTTGTCGAGACTAGTATTAAGAAATTTGTATGAATCGATAAAACGTAATTTTACGcaaattttcgaaatatttttgtcttttgtaTTTTGAACATATTTAGTAAacgaaatgtatttttctttagtaATTGGAAGTAAGTCGATTTTCCCTTTGAACGCTGTTGCCATctccttaataataaaatgcgcATCATAGCCGGATAAATTGTGAAATACTATcggaatgtaaaataattgtttataatttaaattgcaaattgaatGCGCGGGACCTCGATATCTACCCGTTATGTGGCAATGATCTCGAACCCGCACATCGTCTTGCATAAACGGTTTTTCACACATATAACAATTCCTTGCGTTATGGAATTTGACCCACTGGTCTCGCGTTAAATCTGCCATGGGGACATTGGCGGATAATATGTAACTTACATTATGTGCTATATCTTTAAGCTGTTCGGCGAACCACGTGACGCAATCGTTGCCGCGGCGAAACCGATACATAGACAATGACGTATCGTACGAACATCGCACGTAATATCCAA is part of the Monomorium pharaonis isolate MP-MQ-018 chromosome 2, ASM1337386v2, whole genome shotgun sequence genome and encodes:
- the LOC118644448 gene encoding uncharacterized protein LOC118644448, with translation MVRLRCLHYFSSEEKLNAHDVNCKTLNNCIIRLPDEDDKLLRFQNYRNKEQLPFVVYADLECVLQKTEPDTNNTSYTYQHHQVFSIGYYVRCSYDTSLSMYRFRRGNDCVTWFAEQLKDIAHNVSYILSANVPMADLTRDQWVKFHNARNCYMCEKPFMQDDVRVRDHCHITGRYRGPAHSICNLNYKQLFYIPIVFHNLSGYDAHFIIKEMATAFKGKIDLLPITKEKYISFTKYVQNTKDKNISKICVKLRFIDSYKFLNTSLDKLALFLNKDRLQILQSEFKDVSSENLDLLTRKGVFPYEYVDCVEKLEETCLPPREAFYSSMTGDTVSENDYAHAVNVWQRFSVRTLGEYSDMYLKTDVLLLADIFENFRGKCIESYGLDPAHYYTLPGYTWDAMLKYTKITFELLTDIDMVMFIERGIRGGLSQCSGRYSKANNKYMQSYDPTKPSSYLMYFDVNNLYGWAMCQPLPYGDFQWVNDISNFDVSSIALDSPIGYILEVDLEYPQHLHDAHADLPFCPTRDKPPGKRQEKLLATVYDKKRYVIHYRNLQQCMRHGLRIAKIHRVLKFAQSPWLCKYIELNTQFRTNAENDFEKNLYKLMNNAIFGKTIENVRNHVDVKLVTKWEGRYGAEAMIAKPNFHSRSIFAKNLIAIELKKLEVKFYKPIYVGMCILDISKTCLYEFHHEYMLPFYRDKCRVMYTDTDSLIYHIECEDVYQNMKRDIHRFDTSDYGVNNAYNMPLENKKVPGLMKDENNGAIMTEFVGLRAKMYALRVDGKEDTKKIKGVKSNVVARTITFDDYTRCLRDEIEMTRQQTCVRSKLHEVYTISETKIALSPYDDKRYIVPNSTDTLPWGHYQIPL